The following are encoded together in the Serratia odorifera genome:
- the rbsA gene encoding ribose ABC transporter ATP-binding protein RbsA, protein MQPLLQLKGIDKAFPGVKALSGAALSVYPGRVMALVGENGAGKSTMMKVLTGIYSKDAGSQHFLGKEVAFNGPKDSQDAGIGIIHQELNLIPQLTIAENIFLGREFVNRFGRIDWPRMYAEADKLLARLNLRYSSHRLVGELSIGDQQMVEIAKVLSFESKVIIMDEPTDALTDTETASLFKVINELKAQGRGIVYISHRLKEIFEICDDVTVFRDGQFIAERPVSELHEDSLIEMMVGRKLEEQYPRLNLPRGKKRLQVSHLSGSGVHDVSFDLYQGEILGVSGLMGAGRTELMKILYGAAARRSGSVTLDGREVNPHSPQDGLANGIVYISEDRKRDGLVLGMSVKENMSLTALRYFSRAGGGLKHAEERLAVGDFIRLFNVKTPSMDQPIGLLSGGNQQKVAIARGLMTRPKVLILDEPTRGVDVGAKKEIYQLINQFKQEGLSIILVSSEMPEVLGMSDRVLVMHEGHLSGEFPIEQATQEALMAAAVGKQYGVKQE, encoded by the coding sequence ATGCAACCTTTATTGCAACTGAAAGGGATTGATAAAGCCTTCCCCGGGGTGAAAGCGCTGTCCGGCGCGGCGCTTAGCGTGTATCCCGGCAGGGTGATGGCGCTGGTGGGCGAAAACGGCGCTGGCAAATCCACCATGATGAAAGTGCTGACCGGTATCTACAGTAAAGACGCCGGCAGCCAGCATTTTCTCGGCAAAGAGGTGGCATTTAACGGTCCAAAAGACTCGCAGGACGCCGGCATCGGCATTATCCATCAGGAATTGAACCTGATCCCGCAGCTGACGATTGCAGAAAACATCTTTCTTGGCCGCGAGTTCGTCAACCGCTTTGGCCGTATCGACTGGCCGCGCATGTACGCCGAAGCCGACAAACTGTTGGCGCGGCTCAACCTGCGTTACAGCAGCCACCGGCTGGTGGGCGAGCTGTCGATCGGCGATCAGCAGATGGTGGAAATTGCCAAGGTGCTGAGCTTCGAGTCGAAAGTGATCATTATGGATGAGCCGACCGATGCGCTGACCGACACCGAAACCGCCTCTTTATTTAAGGTGATCAACGAACTGAAAGCGCAAGGGCGCGGCATTGTTTACATCTCGCACCGCCTGAAAGAGATATTTGAAATCTGCGATGACGTCACGGTGTTCCGCGACGGACAGTTTATTGCCGAACGTCCGGTCAGCGAACTGCACGAAGACTCGCTGATCGAAATGATGGTCGGCCGCAAACTGGAAGAGCAGTACCCACGCCTGAATTTGCCGCGTGGTAAAAAACGTTTGCAGGTCAGCCATCTTTCCGGCTCCGGGGTACATGACGTCAGTTTCGATCTCTACCAGGGCGAAATCCTGGGCGTATCCGGATTGATGGGCGCCGGGCGCACCGAGCTGATGAAGATCCTTTACGGCGCCGCCGCGCGCCGCAGCGGGAGTGTCACCCTGGACGGCCGCGAGGTGAACCCCCATTCCCCACAGGACGGTCTGGCCAACGGCATCGTCTACATTTCGGAAGACCGTAAGCGTGACGGACTGGTATTGGGCATGTCGGTGAAGGAAAACATGTCGCTGACCGCCCTGCGTTATTTCAGCCGCGCCGGCGGTGGGCTTAAGCATGCGGAAGAACGGCTGGCTGTCGGGGACTTCATTCGTTTGTTCAATGTAAAAACCCCTTCAATGGATCAGCCCATCGGCCTGCTTTCCGGTGGCAACCAACAGAAAGTGGCGATCGCCCGTGGGCTGATGACCCGGCCAAAGGTATTGATCCTTGATGAACCGACGCGCGGCGTCGACGTCGGAGCCAAGAAAGAAATCTACCAGTTGATCAACCAGTTTAAACAGGAAGGGCTCAGCATCATTTTGGTGTCTTCCGAAATGCCGGAAGTGCTGGGGATGAGCGATCGCGTACTGGTGATGCATGAAGGCCACCTCAGCGGGGAATTCCCGATTGAGCAGGCTACTCAGGAAGCGTTGATGGCTGCGGCCGTCGGCAAGCAATACGGCGTAAAGCAGGAGTAA
- the rbsC gene encoding ribose ABC transporter permease, translated as MSSQTIAAKRWFSKEWLLEQKSLIALLVLIAVVSTMSPNFFTVNNLFNILQQTSVNAIMAVGMTLVILTSGIDLSVGSLLALTGAVAASIVGFEVNAVVAVAAALALGAAVGACTGVIVAKGKVQAFIATLVMMLLLRGVTMVYTNGSPINTGFTDVADTFGWFGIGRPLGVPTPIWIMAIVFIAAWYMLHHTRLGRYIYALGGNEAATRLSGISVDRVKIIVYSLCGLLAALAGVIEVARLSSAQPTAGTGYELDAIAAVVLGGTSLAGGKGRIVGTLIGALILGFLNNGLNLLGVSSYYQMIVKAVVILLAVLVDNKSNK; from the coding sequence ATGAGTTCCCAGACTATCGCAGCTAAGCGCTGGTTCAGTAAAGAATGGCTGTTAGAACAGAAGTCGCTGATTGCGCTGCTGGTGCTGATCGCCGTGGTTTCAACCATGAGTCCGAACTTCTTCACCGTGAACAACCTGTTCAACATTCTGCAACAGACGTCGGTGAATGCCATTATGGCGGTCGGCATGACGCTGGTTATTCTGACCTCCGGCATCGATCTGTCGGTGGGGTCATTGCTGGCTCTGACCGGTGCGGTTGCTGCGTCGATCGTCGGATTTGAAGTCAACGCCGTGGTGGCGGTTGCCGCCGCGTTGGCGCTGGGGGCTGCGGTAGGCGCCTGTACTGGCGTGATCGTCGCCAAAGGCAAAGTCCAGGCGTTTATCGCCACGCTGGTCATGATGCTGTTGCTGCGCGGGGTGACCATGGTGTACACCAACGGCAGCCCGATCAATACCGGTTTTACCGACGTGGCGGATACCTTCGGCTGGTTCGGCATCGGCCGTCCGCTGGGCGTACCGACGCCGATCTGGATCATGGCCATCGTGTTTATTGCCGCCTGGTACATGCTGCACCATACCCGCCTGGGCCGCTACATTTACGCACTGGGTGGCAACGAAGCGGCGACCCGTCTGTCCGGTATCAGCGTCGACCGCGTCAAGATCATCGTTTATTCGTTGTGCGGCCTGTTGGCAGCGCTGGCCGGAGTGATCGAAGTTGCTCGCCTTTCCTCTGCGCAACCGACCGCCGGTACCGGTTATGAACTGGACGCCATCGCCGCGGTGGTGCTGGGTGGCACCAGCCTGGCGGGTGGTAAAGGACGGATCGTCGGTACGCTGATCGGTGCGCTGATCCTTGGTTTCTTGAATAACGGACTGAATTTGCTGGGTGTTTCTTCCTACTACCAAATGATCGTGAAGGCGGTAGTCATACTGCTGGCGGTTCTGGTAGACAATAAAAGTAACAAGTAA
- the rbsD gene encoding D-ribose pyranase, which translates to MKKGLLLNSDISALVARLGHTDQITLCDAGLPIPAATPRIDLALTQGVPTFLQVLATVTQEMQVESALLAEEIVKQNPSLHEALLAQLAQLGQAQGNTVSVRYISHAEFKAQTEHSRAVIRSGECSPYANVILCAGVTF; encoded by the coding sequence ATGAAAAAAGGTCTGCTACTCAATTCTGACATTTCTGCGCTGGTGGCGCGGTTGGGTCATACCGACCAGATAACCCTTTGCGATGCCGGATTGCCGATTCCGGCTGCGACACCGCGCATCGATCTGGCGCTGACGCAAGGCGTACCGACGTTTTTGCAGGTGTTGGCAACGGTAACGCAGGAAATGCAGGTCGAAAGTGCTCTGCTGGCGGAGGAAATCGTCAAGCAGAACCCGTCGCTCCATGAGGCGCTGTTGGCGCAACTGGCGCAGCTGGGTCAGGCGCAGGGCAACACCGTCAGCGTGCGTTACATCAGCCACGCTGAATTCAAGGCGCAAACCGAACACAGTCGTGCGGTGATCCGCAGTGGCGAATGCTCGCCGTACGCGAATGTGATCCTGTGCGCCGGCGTAACTTTCTGA